In Leishmania mexicana MHOM/GT/2001/U1103 complete genome, chromosome 24, a genomic segment contains:
- a CDS encoding pyruvate dehydrogenase (lipoamide) kinase,putative: MLRRGFCRSIPLLGPTFTELVERLDSFEKEFIEWKAFRKAVESTSPKVTEAAKEIIAESMEEVKTSKVNLENPLTPEEFTELNQFYAKQKVKDIFFENLLYINTPNDLMQHSEIVFRQYLVRIARRVRHLSHAPYGLSQMPGIQMLKKWYQWSFHDVRSTPVPTTRDGCFRCDRMVRRVFLRHYNVSSLITDGMVEFASREGWTHVDEEVMRTYDELQAFFEAFCLGRVRLRFLVGNYMYLSTKILGVSREEYAVNDPDGLTVPIFFDHNADDFVGQICKKCSLLVLTKCAIKEAQANYDAEIELKLAGDPNLVFVGVPYITYDIICAMLEDAVSANVDRQEQTGKACTNIEVTLAQWPTNKRFVLRISDTAGGMTLRQAAKQLSCWSLYRNIQGHNEDTISTWTSSPIRLPYAYNAARVIGGNITLASIEGYGTDRQLYLPSTGLAGVSL, from the coding sequence ATGCTTCGTAGAGGCTTTTGCCGCAGTATCCCGCTCTTGGGACCCACCTTCACAGAGCTTGTGGAGCGCCTGGACTCTTTTGAGAAGGAGTTCATTGAGTGGAAGGCGTTTCGCAAAGCGGTGGAATCAACGTCGCCGaaggtgacggaggcggcgaaggaaATTATTGCGGAGAgcatggaggaggtgaagacGAGCAAGGTGAACTTGGAAAACCCGCTGACGCCTGAAGAGTTCACAGAGTTGAACCAGTTCTACGCCAAGCAGAAGGTGAAGGATATATTCTTCGAGAACTTGCTCTATATCAACACACCGAATGATTTGATGCAGCATTCGGAGATCGTTTTTCGCCAGTACCTTGTGCGGATTGCCCGTCGCGTACGTCACTTGAGCCATGCACCGTACGGCCTATCACAAATGCCGGGAATCCAAATGTTGAAGAAGTGGTACCAGTGGAGTTTTCACGACGTTCGTAGCACTCCAGTTCCAACGACCCGAGATGGATGCTTCCGGTGCGACCGCATGGTGCGACGTGTTTTCCTCCGCCACTATAACGTGAGCTCTCTCATCACCGATGGTATGGTCGAGTTTGCCAGCCGCGAGGGATGGACGCATGTAGACGAAGAGGTGATGCGCACGTATGATGAGCTGCAGGCCTTTTTCGAGGCATTTTGCCTGGGTCGCGTCCGTCTTCGCTTTTTGGTAGGCAATTACATGTATCTTTCCACCAAAATCCTCGGTGTCTCGAGGGAGGAGTACGCCGTGAACGATCCGGACGGGCTCACAGTGCCCATCTTTTTCGACCATAATGCAGATGACTTTGTTGGGCAGATCTGCAAGAAATGCTCTCTCTTGGTCCTCACAAAGTGCGCGATCAAGGAAGCACAGGCTAATTATGATGCGGAGATCGAGCTAAAACTGGCTGGGGATCCTAATTTGGTCTTCGTCGGGGTACCGTATATCACGTACGACATCATTTGCGCGATGCTGGAGGACGCTGTTTCTGCTAACGTAGATCGTCAGGAACAGACAGGCAAGGCGTGCACGAACATTGAAGTCACGCTTGCGCAGTGGCCGACAAACAAGCGCTTTGTTCTGCGTATATCGGACACGGCGGGCGGAATGACCTTACGCCAGGCTGCGAAGCAGCTGTCCTGCTGGTCTCTTTACAGAAACATTCAGGGCCATAATGAGGATACGATTTCAACGTGGACGTCCAGCCCGATTCGGCTCCCCTATGCGTACAATGCCGCGCGCGTGATTGGTGGGAACATCACGTTGGCGTCCATTGAAGGCTACGGGACAGATAGGCAGCTGTATCTCCCTTCTACCGGACTTGCTGGTGTGTCTCTATGA
- a CDS encoding putative clathrin coat assembly protein: MNSTDTKQSAGYFKEKATIGLSTFSGDEIVKSILKTTSHLLKAPKEKYMQKLVAASYGQYGSGLREGLPINEFIARELEKRSHTHNWIVVLKTMVSFHRLLCDASDSMVETICCYRNVFNPSHIKNLADTADGAGQAYFITQYMKYLEERCIMQSALGKGRRIEIHEFEEYLETLNANSLQPVFEILLRLFEAVPAVEYHEAVVNNFCTMEAYQLLVRDGKQLFQHLAKRVIFVLDGFEEFLLSEKRRWLDLYRRYASAFASVKQYFDSILCSSRVFLEPVPQLKPLPESLLTRLEGDIRASEMAKEGPCTLESLGIRRSEDSRVDTKDEKIKPPRPPEPVALKHPETVPARTPAAPAFSLDDLFVASQEPVKSVEPTASPVSWTPSPPATTSFHHGSEQFQWETGVPQNWGFGGPIPLQANALPPAPPPPHVFSGGVPPPAGEGAPYPLVQSPSKQPPPPVRFKKPADPFKDLYDRCHLESN, encoded by the coding sequence ATGAACAGTACAGATACAAAGCAGAGTGCCGGCTACTTTAAGGAAAAGGCGACGATCGGTTTGAGCACCTTCAGTGGCGATGAAATCGTGAAGTCTATTCTGAAGACTACCAGCCACCTGCTGAAAGCACCCAAGGAAAAGTACATGCAGAAGCTGGTGGCGGCCTCGTATGGGCAGTATGGGTCTGGATTGAGAGAGGGACTTCCAATCAATGAGTTCATTGCCCGAGAACTGGAGAAACGATCTCACACTCACAACTGGATTGTAGTGCTGAAGACGATGGTGTCGTTTCACCGGCTGCTGTGTGATGCCTCGGACAGCATGGTGGAAACGATCTGCTGCTACAGGAATGTGTTTAATCCCTCACACATCAAGAACCTGGCGGACACTGCCGATGGGGCTGGACAGGCCTATTTTATTACGCAGTACATGAAGTATCTAGAGGAGCGCTGTATTATGCAGAGTGCTCTGGGGAAGGGTCGGCGCATTGAGATTCATGAGTTTGAGGAGTACCTGGAGACACTGAATGCAAACTCGCTCCAGCCGGTGTTTGAAATTCTGCTTCGACTCTTCGAGGCGGTGCCAGCAGTCGAGTACCACGAAGCTGTGGTGAACAACTTTTGCACCATGGAGGCGTATCAACTGCTTGTGCGGGACGGAAAGCAACTCTTTCAGCACTTGGCGAAGCGTGTCATCTTTGTGCTCGATGGATTTGAGGAGTTTTTGCTGTCTGAGAAGCGGCGCTGGCTCGACCTGTACCGCAGATATGCCAGTGCTTTTGCTTCCGTCAAGCAGTACTTTGATTCCATTTTGTGTTCCTCGCGCGTTTTTCTGGAGCCGGTGCCACAGTTAAAGCCGCTACCGGAGTCCCTGCTGACTCGTTTGGAGGGCGACATACGCGCCAGTGAAATGGCAAAGGAGGGACCGTGCACGCTGGAGAGCCTCGGTATCCGCAGAAGCGAAGATTCGCGCGTTGATACGAAGGATGAGAAGATTAAACCGCCGCGCCCGCCGGAGCCAGTTGCGCTAAAGCACCCGGAGACAGTCCCAGCGCGCACACCAGCTGCACCCGCCTTTTCATTGGACGACCTTTTTGTGGCAAGCCAGGAGCCGGTGAAGTCAGTAGAACCTACTGCATCTCCTGTCTCTTGGACACCGTCACCACCGGCGACCACATCATTCCATCATGGCTCCGAGCAGTTTCAGTGGGAAACTGGCGTGCCTCAGAACTGGGGATTTGGCGGTCCTATCCCGCTCCAAGCGaacgcgctgccgccagcgccaccgccgccgcatgtCTTTTCAGGTGGTGTACCACCGCCTGCTGGAGAGGGCGCGCCGTATCCTCTGGTGCAATCGCCGTCGAagcaaccgccgccgccggtgcggtTCAAGAAGCCGGCGGACCCGTTTAAGGACTTGTACGATAGGTGCCACTTGGAATCCAACTAG
- a CDS encoding putative 60S ribosomal protein L17 yields the protein MTHYSRKPQVSSKSAKAKVSDLRCHYKNTFETANVINGMPLRKAQQLYRQVLAKTRCIPFKRYNGKIGRTAQAKEWGQTKGRWPRKSVVAMMSLLKNAEANAIEKGLDPNQMVIKHVQVDQAARMRRRTYRAHGRITPYMCSPCHVQLFMSEKKERVPAPKSAPKK from the coding sequence ATGACGCACTACTCCCGAAAGCCGCAGGTGTCGTCGAAGAGCGCCAAGGCGAAGGTTAGCGACCTCCGCTGCCACTACAAGAACACCTTCGAGACCGCGAATGTGATCAACGGTATGCCGCTCCGCAAGGCTCAGCAGCTGTACCGCCAGGTGCTCGCCAAGACCCGCTGCATCCCGTTCAAGCGCTACAACGGCAAGATCGGCCGCACCGCTCAGGCAAAGGAGTGGGGCCAGACCAAGGGCCGCTGGCCGCGCAAGTCCGTTGTGGCGATGATGTCGCTGCTCAAGAACGCCGAGGCCAACGCCATCGAGAAGGGTCTTGACCCCAACCAGATGGTCATCAAGCACGTCCAGGTGGACCAGGCtgcccgcatgcgccgccgcacgtaCCGTGCCCACGGCCGCATCACGCCATACATGTGCAGCCCCTGCCACGTGCAGCTGTTCATGTCGGAGAAGAAGGAGCGCGTCCCGGCCCCGAAGAGCGCCCCCAAGAAGTGA